The window GGAGCCAGGAATCAGGAACCAGGAATCAGGAACCAGGAATCAGGAACCAGGAGTCAGGACGGGTCCCGTCTTTGATGTTGCTGGGCTCGCTGGCGGCGATCGTAGAAAGAAGAGGCGAGAGTTGGTGGCTCGCTTCGCTCGCGCTGATTGATGAAATGCGCTTCGCCCTCTCTCCTGACTCCTGATTCCCGGCTCCTGGTTCCTGACGCGACAGCGACATGAAGCGAAATCGACGATGAGAAACGCCATCACAGCCGCGCATGTGCTGGTCTTCTTGGTGGCCGTTTGCACCGGAGGCTCGACGCCTTCCGACGCGCTCCGGTACCTCGCGATCGGTGACTCCTACACGATTGGTGAGGGGGTCTCGCGCGAGGAAACGTTTCCCGAGCAGCTGGCCGTTCTCCTTCGGGCGAGGGGAGAATCTGTGGGCGATCCGGTCGTCATCGCCGGCACGGGATGGACCACGCCCGTGATCCGGCAGAAGGTCCTCGATGCCTCACCCCGGGGCCCGTTCGATCTCGTGACCGTACTCGCCGGGGTGAACGACCAGTTCCGCGGAGGATCGCCACAGACCTACCGGAACGAATTCGAAGCGCTCGTCGGAGAGGCGATCGAGCTGGCCGGCGGGAGACACGCTGCCGTGGTCATCGTCTCGATCCCCGACTGGAGCGTATCGCCGGCCGGGCAGCGGATGAATCGGCCGAACGTGGCAGCGGAGATCGATCGCTTCAACGAGGTCAACCGTGCAGTTGCCGAGGACTTTGGAACGCGCTATGTCGACGTGACCGCGTTCTCACGCGAGGCGACCGATCCCTCGATGTTTGCATCGGACGGTCTGCATCCGTCGGCGATGCAGTACGGCGAGTGGGCGCGCGCGATTCTTCCTGTGGCGCGACAGGCTCTCAGTGAAGCTCAGTCGTCGAGCTCTCGATAGGTGCTCTTGAAATAGAGGAGCGGCGCCCCGTCGGAGACCGAGAGGGACTCGACGCGACCGACGAAGATCGTGTGATCCCCTCCTTCGAAATTCGAATGGATCGTGCATTCGAGGTTCGCCAGCGTTCCCTCGATCACTGGCACCCCCCCGGTTCCAGCCCGCCACTCGACTCCCTCGAATCGATCCTCGAGCGGGCTGGCGAACCGGCTCGACACATCGAGCTGCTCGGACGAGAGGATATTCACTACGAATCGGGACGCGCGCGACAACGCCTGATGTGACCGGATACCCTTCTCGATACAGATCAGTACCAGGGGAGGCTCGAGCGACAGGGAGCAGAACGCGCTGACCGTGAGGCCATGAGGAAGTCCATCGGCATCGAGGGTCGTCACGACGGTGACACCGCTGGCAAAGCGGCTCAGGCCCTCGCGAAACTCGACGGGTGTCACGGCCATTTCGAACCGTAACTATAACCGGGCGGTCGCCGCATTGACGGCACGGGTGATGCGTGCCTGCCGGGGGTTGATTGCGAGAGAGCGATTCCAGTAGTCGAGTGCACGAGCCGGGTCGTCCCTGCGGGCGTATACGTTGCCGAGATTGTTGAGGACCTCGATGGAAGTGGGTCTGAGCGCCAGCGCCTCCTCGAGAACGGGCACCGCTTCGGTGAGCCGGTCGGCTTCGGCGAGGGCCGAGCCGAGGTTTGCAGCGATCCGATAGGAGCCGGGAAAGCGCTCTCGCGCTTCGGACAGAATATTGATCGCGCGGGTCGGCATGTTCCGATCACCGGAACGGAACCATGCCGCGAGATCGATCACGAGTTGCTCGGGGTCGTCGACGAGATTCTCGTCGATGATCTTTTCAACGAGGTTTTCGGCCGCGGTGATCCGGTTGTTGGCGAGGGAGGCATTCAGGAGGTTCAGATACGCGGTCGGATCGTTCTCGATGACGGAGGTCGCGTCATCGAAATAATCGATCGCTTCGGCAAGATCTCCGGCTCGAGCTCTTTTGACTCCTTCGTTATTCAGCCAGGCGTATCGCCCCCAGGTCTCGGGTCTTTCCGTCGCGGCCTCGCTCCGTCGAGCCGTCTGAGTGGAGGGATCCGACTGGAGATGTCCGGCAGATCGCTGATGTCGCATTTCGAGGCCTCGTGCGAGCTCCCCGGATGCGCGCGGCGCTTCGAGATCGATCAGATCGCTGTACGAAACGACCTGGACTGCTTCGATAGGTTCCACGTCAGTGAACATCGAGTCGAGTGCGCGACCGTCCATCTCCGTCGACTTCGGAAGCCCGAGAAGGGAGAGGATCGTCGGTGTGACGTCGAGAATGCTCGCCTGGATTCGGGCCCGCGAAGGTCGGACTGCGTTACCGAATGCGATGAGGACGCCGGCGTCGCGATGATCGACGAGGGTGTTTCGTTCCTCGGGTGCGAGTCGGGGTCGATCATCACCCCACATGAAACCGTGGGCCGAGACGATCAGGAGAGTGGAGTCTTCCGGCAGGGCCCGGAGCCATTCGCCGAGAAGCCTGTCGAGCTCGACGTAGAAGTTGATGAGAACGGGCCAGTATCGACGGTACATGTCGCGATCGACGCCGGATCGCTGCGGGGGAGAGTAGGGACCGAAGACGTGATGAACCACGTCGGCCCCGGGAAAACCGACCGCGAGCAGCATCGGCTCGTCGTTCTCCACCAGCCGGAGGGCCACTCTGTGGCTGGTCCAGGTCCGGGCGAGAACTTCGCGCAGCAGGACGGTCGGACTGCCCCCCTGCAGGTCGTTGCCGACCTCTGCGAAACGGCCGAGCTGATCGGGTCCGACCGTCTCGATGGGAACCCGGCTGTCCGCGACGACTGCCGCGACTTCAGCCGGCCACGTCTCGAGCGTCATACCCTCATCGGGTTGAACGACGACGAGGTTGTCCATCCGGACGGGGGGCCACGCAGCCCACCAGTCGACCACATCCGAGGGGCGGTTGAAGCCGGCCGCGATCTCCCAGAAAGCCGGAGCATGGCGGCGTGTCGCCGGCGCGGCGGCGGTTTCCGCGCCTCCGACGATTCCGGTCCGGGCCGGAGCGAGACCGGTCGAAAGAGATGTCCAGACGAGCGATGAGGCTGTGGGCTGAATCGACTGCAGGCGGGCCGAGGCTCCGTTCTCGATGACCGACTCCATATTCGGCATCCGCCCGACGTCGATCAGGGCGTCGAGCAGTTCCCAGTCGAGACCGTCGATGCCGATCACGGCGACCCGACCGACCGGTCCCCGGGCCTGCCTTCGAATCTGCTGGCGTTTGTGCTCGAGCAAGGCTCCCTTGTCGATGGTGATTCGGCCGATCTCGAAAGCCTTGACGTCGATCCCGTTCCGTTCCAGGTGCGCGATGGCTGTAGCCGTCAGAGCCGAGCGCCTCTCAGCGAACCGCGCTCCCGGAGAGGCGAGCTCCTCCACCGATACCTGTGTCGTCACCGCCCGGAGCGCCTCGGCGACCCTCCGATCGAACCAGGAACGCCAGCCGTCCACCACGATCCGTCGCGAATCCGGCAGCTGCGCGCCCGTGACG is drawn from Acidobacteriota bacterium and contains these coding sequences:
- a CDS encoding flavin reductase family protein, which gives rise to MAVTPVEFREGLSRFASGVTVVTTLDADGLPHGLTVSAFCSLSLEPPLVLICIEKGIRSHQALSRASRFVVNILSSEQLDVSSRFASPLEDRFEGVEWRAGTGGVPVIEGTLANLECTIHSNFEGGDHTIFVGRVESLSVSDGAPLLYFKSTYRELDD
- a CDS encoding SGNH/GDSL hydrolase family protein, which codes for MRNAITAAHVLVFLVAVCTGGSTPSDALRYLAIGDSYTIGEGVSREETFPEQLAVLLRARGESVGDPVVIAGTGWTTPVIRQKVLDASPRGPFDLVTVLAGVNDQFRGGSPQTYRNEFEALVGEAIELAGGRHAAVVIVSIPDWSVSPAGQRMNRPNVAAEIDRFNEVNRAVAEDFGTRYVDVTAFSREATDPSMFASDGLHPSAMQYGEWARAILPVARQALSEAQSSSSR
- a CDS encoding alkaline phosphatase family protein, which produces MLTFRRLQLLLIAFGIIGLFYLAISLYLPSPGTLIFGIDRTSGEIRIARGGIAFLPPHIFRRNAFASRDGAAQADGVASALTRENVPIRVGYRVRFLVTGAQLPDSRRIVVDGWRSWFDRRVAEALRAVTTQVSVEELASPGARFAERRSALTATAIAHLERNGIDVKAFEIGRITIDKGALLEHKRQQIRRQARGPVGRVAVIGIDGLDWELLDALIDVGRMPNMESVIENGASARLQSIQPTASSLVWTSLSTGLAPARTGIVGGAETAAAPATRRHAPAFWEIAAGFNRPSDVVDWWAAWPPVRMDNLVVVQPDEGMTLETWPAEVAAVVADSRVPIETVGPDQLGRFAEVGNDLQGGSPTVLLREVLARTWTSHRVALRLVENDEPMLLAVGFPGADVVHHVFGPYSPPQRSGVDRDMYRRYWPVLINFYVELDRLLGEWLRALPEDSTLLIVSAHGFMWGDDRPRLAPEERNTLVDHRDAGVLIAFGNAVRPSRARIQASILDVTPTILSLLGLPKSTEMDGRALDSMFTDVEPIEAVQVVSYSDLIDLEAPRASGELARGLEMRHQRSAGHLQSDPSTQTARRSEAATERPETWGRYAWLNNEGVKRARAGDLAEAIDYFDDATSVIENDPTAYLNLLNASLANNRITAAENLVEKIIDENLVDDPEQLVIDLAAWFRSGDRNMPTRAINILSEARERFPGSYRIAANLGSALAEADRLTEAVPVLEEALALRPTSIEVLNNLGNVYARRDDPARALDYWNRSLAINPRQARITRAVNAATARL